CCGGGCCGGCAATGGCGATGACTGCGGGTGGTGCGAAGTCGTTGGTTGATGCGATTGTCGCGGATATCAACAAGGTGATTTCAGCGGGCACGTCTGAAAGCCAGAAAATCCGCCAGTTTGAGAAGATTTTCGTGCGCTATTCCGATGTGCCGACGATTGCGCGCTATGCGTTGGGTGTGGATGCACGCCGGGCGTCGAAAGCGCAGATGCGGGCCTTTACCAGCGCGTTCCAGTCGTATGTCAGCAAGAAATACGGCAAGCGGTTCCGCGAGTTCATTGGTGGCGAGATCGAAGTGCAGAAGGCCCGCAAGGTAAAGAACTTCTTTGAGGTTAAGACCATCGCGCGCCTGCGCGGGGAGTCGCCTTTTGAGGTGACGTTCCTGCTGTCTGACCGGTCGGGCAAGCCGAAGTTCTTCAACATCTTTATCGAGGGTGTGAACATGCTGTTGACCGAGCGCACCGAAATTGGCGCGATGCTGGACAAGCGGCGCGGCGATCTGGATGCGTTGATCCGCGATCTGAAGAAGGCTGGCTGAAAAGCTGTCTGAAGGAGGCCTCTTGCTAGAGGCCTCTTCCTCTTATTTCCGTTC
This genomic window from Rhodobacteraceae bacterium D3-12 contains:
- a CDS encoding ABC transporter substrate-binding protein; amino-acid sequence: MPNKPTRRSALGGMISAFALAAVAGPAMAMTAGGAKSLVDAIVADINKVISAGTSESQKIRQFEKIFVRYSDVPTIARYALGVDARRASKAQMRAFTSAFQSYVSKKYGKRFREFIGGEIEVQKARKVKNFFEVKTIARLRGESPFEVTFLLSDRSGKPKFFNIFIEGVNMLLTERTEIGAMLDKRRGDLDALIRDLKKAG